In a genomic window of Candidatus Peregrinibacteria bacterium:
- a CDS encoding 5'-3' exonuclease H3TH domain-containing protein encodes MRKFLIIDGMALIFRSFYAIRYEMLNKEGMPTNAVYGFTSMLLTALLNEKPEYTAIAFDLEGPTFRKEEYSEYKAQREKAPDSLYEQIPWCKEMIKAFNVPVFERQGFEADDLIGTLTHRMADRGVMSMILTGDMDLLQLVDEHTRVIAPQNGGAEAKVYNIDSVHEKWGITPAQVPDYKGLRGDTSDNIPGVHGIGEKTAIKLLTEYGTIENIYENLDKITGSVHDKLAADRDMAFLSKKLATVDRHMDIDFDLNICETHEFDKAKVLELFDKMSFGGTLRKKLEGIKTFSEMAQEQLSDQMQPSLF; translated from the coding sequence ATGAGGAAATTTCTGATAATAGATGGTATGGCGTTAATTTTTAGGTCGTTTTACGCTATAAGATACGAAATGTTGAACAAGGAGGGGATGCCAACCAATGCCGTATATGGCTTTACTAGCATGCTTTTGACTGCGTTACTCAATGAAAAACCTGAATACACGGCTATCGCATTTGATCTTGAAGGGCCAACTTTTCGAAAGGAGGAATACTCAGAATACAAAGCTCAAAGGGAAAAAGCTCCAGATTCACTTTACGAGCAAATCCCTTGGTGCAAAGAAATGATAAAAGCTTTTAATGTACCTGTTTTTGAAAGGCAAGGTTTTGAAGCGGATGATCTTATAGGAACTTTGACGCATCGAATGGCGGATAGGGGGGTCATGTCTATGATCCTCACCGGCGACATGGATTTGCTACAACTTGTAGATGAACATACTCGCGTAATCGCTCCTCAAAATGGAGGTGCGGAGGCCAAGGTTTATAATATTGATTCCGTACATGAAAAATGGGGTATAACACCGGCTCAGGTGCCGGATTACAAAGGCCTCCGCGGAGACACCAGCGACAACATTCCAGGCGTCCACGGGATCGGTGAAAAAACAGCAATCAAGCTCCTAACCGAATATGGAACTATTGAAAATATATATGAAAATCTGGATAAAATAACCGGCTCCGTGCATGACAAATTAGCAGCTGATCGTGATATGGCATTTTTGAGTAAAAAGCTTGCGACCGTGGACCGCCACATGGATATAGATTTCGATCTTAATATTTGCGAAACCCATGAATTTGATAAGGCAAAAGTTTTGGAACTATTCGATAAAATGAGCTTCGGTGGAACTCTTCGCAAAAAGCTCGAAGGTATCAAAACTTTTTCAGAGATGGCGCAGGAACAGCTCTCGGATCAAATGCAACCGAGCTTATTTTAA
- a CDS encoding HNH endonuclease signature motif containing protein gives MQNTTSNKTTITSNVEHFSDKKLLYLCKEYGDQTLLWRRKFIGLLPEVNRRMLYERKGFPSILEFGKRMAGLSEAQIRLAINLEKRFEDKPILKSMLVAGEVSINKLARVVSLASSENEEFLAQSVKVLSKSSLEVFVRDIRLARNNDIENSSTLQSQNGLFEPQIEPKSLPGHAEVKRRHLFGKVENGTWLKFKLNDDVIEKLNELNSKNLDVNKILLEMFEKRENKLSENKGRESEKTLAKEEKRKADGKAPSKYMSVGIKEVLTAEFGDRCSVSGCARKSLHIHHTVPFSISGSNDPNLLAPLCREHHDIVHSVNMKYLEKKLR, from the coding sequence ATGCAAAATACAACTTCGAACAAGACAACGATCACCAGCAATGTTGAACATTTCTCGGATAAAAAACTACTTTATCTTTGCAAGGAATACGGTGATCAAACTCTGCTTTGGCGACGAAAGTTCATCGGACTTTTACCTGAAGTGAATCGACGTATGCTTTATGAACGCAAAGGATTTCCTTCAATTCTTGAATTTGGTAAACGCATGGCGGGTCTGAGCGAGGCTCAAATCCGCCTCGCTATCAACCTCGAAAAACGCTTTGAAGATAAGCCGATTTTGAAATCGATGCTCGTAGCTGGAGAGGTAAGCATCAATAAACTGGCTAGAGTTGTATCACTCGCAAGTTCAGAAAATGAAGAATTTTTGGCACAGAGCGTAAAGGTTTTGTCGAAGTCTTCACTTGAAGTTTTTGTAAGGGATATACGACTTGCAAGAAATAACGACATTGAAAATAGCTCGACCTTACAAAGTCAAAACGGCTTATTTGAGCCGCAAATCGAACCAAAAAGTCTGCCCGGGCATGCCGAAGTGAAACGGAGGCACTTGTTCGGAAAGGTTGAAAATGGCACTTGGTTGAAGTTTAAGTTAAATGATGATGTAATCGAAAAACTCAATGAACTAAATTCTAAAAACTTAGATGTGAACAAGATTTTACTAGAAATGTTTGAGAAAAGAGAAAATAAATTGTCGGAGAATAAGGGGAGAGAAAGCGAAAAAACACTTGCAAAAGAAGAAAAAAGAAAGGCGGATGGCAAGGCTCCATCGAAATATATGAGCGTCGGAATCAAAGAGGTGCTGACAGCGGAATTTGGAGACCGATGCTCGGTGTCGGGTTGCGCAAGAAAGTCACTACATATTCATCATACAGTGCCGTTTTCGATCTCTGGTAGCAATGATCCGAATCTACTTGCCCCACTTTGTCGCGAGCACCATGACATCGTCCACTCAGTGAATATGAAATATTTGGAGAAAAAGTTGAGGTAA
- the ftsA gene encoding cell division protein FtsA → MAKPRVIAGLDVGSSKIRTVIATQDDKGAIPHIIGVGIAPSQGLRRGSVIDVEETINSIASSLEDAERMAGEPINHVFLGIGGTHLESFDSKGVIAVSHAGNEITEDDIDRVLEAAQAVSIPSNRRILRIIPKSFTVDEQVGIKYPVGMTGIRLEVEAHIVTGLVPNVKNIEKCVHQAGIDIDDIIPTCLATAEAVLSKRQKELGVAVLDIGSGGTSIAVFEEGTTLWTGCIGVGGENVTNDIAIGLRTSIDTAEKIKIEYGTCVPDDVSDRETIDLSLISKIDTLTVSKKIMAEIIYARYFEIFHLVKRQLREIGRDGMLPAGVVLTGAAIKMPGVVDLAREILGLPVQLGFPQNYEGVVDKIDDPAYSTAIGLVLWGSRFEGRSYGFDFRRLNLSKPLASMKEWVKSLLP, encoded by the coding sequence ATGGCAAAGCCCCGTGTAATCGCCGGACTTGATGTTGGTAGCTCGAAGATCAGAACAGTCATAGCGACTCAAGATGATAAAGGAGCGATCCCTCACATTATTGGTGTTGGTATTGCCCCATCTCAAGGACTTAGAAGGGGTTCTGTAATTGACGTTGAAGAAACTATAAATTCAATCGCTTCTTCACTTGAAGATGCTGAGCGAATGGCAGGAGAACCTATTAACCATGTATTCTTAGGTATTGGAGGGACTCACCTTGAATCATTTGATTCAAAAGGTGTTATCGCCGTGTCTCATGCAGGTAACGAAATTACAGAAGATGATATCGATCGTGTACTTGAGGCGGCTCAGGCCGTTTCGATTCCATCGAATAGAAGAATTTTACGTATTATTCCGAAATCATTTACCGTCGACGAACAGGTTGGTATCAAATACCCTGTTGGTATGACCGGTATCCGACTTGAAGTAGAGGCTCATATAGTAACCGGACTCGTTCCAAATGTTAAAAATATTGAGAAATGTGTACATCAAGCCGGTATCGATATCGATGATATTATCCCAACTTGTCTCGCTACAGCTGAGGCGGTTCTTTCAAAAAGACAAAAAGAACTTGGGGTCGCCGTACTGGACATCGGATCCGGAGGTACTTCTATCGCTGTATTTGAAGAAGGTACAACTCTATGGACCGGATGTATTGGTGTTGGTGGAGAGAATGTTACAAACGATATAGCGATCGGACTTCGTACATCTATAGATACTGCTGAAAAAATTAAAATTGAATATGGTACTTGTGTACCTGACGATGTAAGTGATCGTGAAACTATAGACCTGTCACTTATTTCAAAGATTGATACGTTGACTGTTTCAAAGAAAATCATGGCGGAGATAATTTACGCCAGATACTTTGAAATTTTCCACTTAGTAAAAAGACAACTACGAGAAATCGGACGAGATGGAATGCTTCCTGCCGGAGTGGTGCTTACCGGTGCCGCTATCAAAATGCCGGGGGTAGTGGATCTTGCTCGTGAAATTCTCGGCCTACCGGTTCAACTTGGATTCCCACAAAATTATGAAGGAGTAGTCGATAAAATCGATGATCCTGCGTACTCAACAGCAATCGGCCTTGTACTTTGGGGTTCTCGTTTCGAAGGTCGAAGCTACGGTTTTGATTTCCGAAGACTTAATCTAAGCAAACCTCTCGCTTCTATGAAGGAGTGGGTGAAAAGCTTACTTCCATAG